In the Arachis hypogaea cultivar Tifrunner chromosome 20, arahy.Tifrunner.gnm2.J5K5, whole genome shotgun sequence genome, GCCACTAAACTCTACCTGTGTAGTGTAGCAAGACATTAATGGTAAAACATTATTTTATGACATAATTAAagcaaaactcttttttttttttgtgattaacTAATACTTTTGAACTTTTGGTTgagccttttttatttttttattgacaaattttttctattaaaaaaattgtaatacGTTATTACAATCAGAgacaataaataaacaaaataaaaattataaaataaagtattaaacgaaaaatagaaaatagactaaaaatttgtttaaaaactaAAAGTTTgtcaattatgataaaaaaaaaattctaaaagttATATCTTCCAAGTCATATattcttttagaaaaaaaaaagtttgtcgatcacaataaaaaattctaaatgtTTGTATTTCCtaagccatttagtttattttttttagtcgTTCAAACTTGGCAAATTAAGTATATAATGTCATGTCTACATATCTTTATACCTTAAAAAAAGATGAAACTATTCAAAGATATAGTTTAATACATGGCtcaagaataataagataaaaaaaaaatctgaaattctattATTATggtatttgaaatttttaatataaaaaatttaaatttatcaaaaaaattctagatctcaatttaataatcattctttgatttgaatttaaagtTCGAAATTCAGTTTGCATCTTCCTATTCTTTTCTGATATATATCATCTTTGGTAAAAGacagcaaaaaaataaatttactaaaTAAAAGATATTCTATCAAAGAATCATTATAGGAAGATTTATAattggtaaaaaataaaaaaatcattaatcataataaaacataaaaaaattcatattaaagaacatttcaaaaaaaaaacaatatcaataagtaatatatatatatatatatatatatatatatatatatatatatatatatatatatatatcaaaataaataagagaaaacaaATTGATATAGGATAGAATTAATTTGAATATATTTAAACGGGTTAATAGCTAAATTCATTCCTGAAAGataaccaatttttttaattagtcctcaaataattttttagttatattagtccttaaaagataaaacgtaagtcaaatttatctttctattagttagatgatgacgtgtcacgttaagtgtcaTGTGGCATGATGATGtgtcatgttaaaaattttactgtaaaaaaatttacaatttaaaaatataaaattttaaaatataaataacaaaataattttataattattttattattttatgtaaagagaattttgtttattaaggtctaaaaataatattaaaattagtactatcaaaaaatattttcattgacACGTCATCATCTAACTAACGGAAGGATCAATTTGACTTATGTTTTATCTTTTaaggactaatatgactaaaaaatcATTTGAAAACTAATTTGAAGAATCGGTAATTTTTCAGGGACGAATTTGGCTATTAACCtgtatttaaacataaaaaaattacacaaaaaaagaaaaaaaaagaaaaaaagagacagaaaaagagctaaaataacaaaagtgataaaaatgatgatttttataattttgtttggcCATCTATATATAAAAGATCAAAAGACTGCAGTTATCTAACcaaattagtataattgattttgtttaataaattaaaaaatactatcagaacattaaaagaaataatttaaaaaatactatcaaaataaattaataaatattataataaattatatgatattcagatatttattcaaattaattaattgataatattaattagctattattgatttgatttgatgaattagaagaaataagttaaacaatattCTTAAAAACACGCTAAATTAATTCTATTATTAAgtgcaaaaatttgattttaatataatataataaattttatattttaatatgtattttatacgagTGTTTGATTCGGTAACagaatttttgtatatataaatatattattttattatatttagttcAACTCAGGTTAAACCTAAATTATAAACCTTgattgaattttgattaaatttttaaaccTCTAATTTTACCGTTGGATTTTCTAACTTGCAGAATTTCTTCTAACGAGAttggatcctctcaatttttttttcttacttaAGAGAGTAAATTATTATCtcccactattaattttataaatgagactaaaaaaaaatatgaaaaaaaaacatcAAAGGTATGTTTGTTTTTGTGTTTGGAGGATGAAAAGCACGTTCAAATTTCTTGAACGCTTCAATTTTTGGTTTGGATACTTTTTCTTCTTGTAAATGCAGAAATAAGAAGTAACAAAGCCTAGTTTAGCTTCTGCGTTCCTTTAATTCCCTTCTACCAATCCTATTCTTTATACATGTTATTGctttatttatgaaatttttattatttttctttgagttctcgttttcttttattttattatttttatttttattagatattgtatacttttataattgtgatttttgtgtattatatttattatttttttataatataatttattgatccCATTAGGTAgagtaaattaaagaaaataaattaaccataaataataataataataaattataacatactaaaaaagagtattaaaaatacttaaaaaaatattatataaaaaatataatagataaaaatataaaaaattaaatatttaaaaaaataatattataatttaatagcaTATTCTTCCtagtaattatctatctaaaagcaattttaactaatgttattcaaacaaaatttattttatcaaaattaattttagtataaaatgatcaaatataaattatattgacACTTGACACAGATTCACTTTTATCCAAAATCAATcctataaaatcacttttattcaaaTTTCAATTCGACAAAAGCTAATTCATTATATTTTCTAATTCATTATATTTTGgacatctttatattttatttttcaataattaatgaaatataacctactatcttttgaaaaaaaatattcattatacactaaaaaattaaaaattataatttattccctcaatttttttaattgaggaTCCATAATCCATTCCCATCAAACAATCCCAAGCACCCACGGCTTCTAAAAATAAACTTCTGGTAGGGATGATACAGATAAACCATAGCGATAGTTAGGCATCCTTACAAAATGTTCATAAGATTTGCAATTTTCTCAATCCAAATGAATCTCAGTTAAATTAAGAATTTACTTATAGACAAATTCTCCTGAAATCTAGTTCTTGTCGAGCAAGAGACAGGAATTGAAGTTGGGCTCAATCTCGCTAGTGGTTAACACaagaattaatatttaatgagaTCGAGGATGGCTCCTCAATTGGCCAATAATATTTCAGATTTTGATACACAAGTTCACAAGACAAATCTGCATTCTAGCCATATATATCTGAACCCTTGATGGGAGACAACCAGAAAATGCTTATTCTTACTTGCTTGGCCAAAGGCAAAAGAAACTACCGAATTCCTCAAAACGGTgaaaaacaaaaaccaaaagacaagataCAATTAAGCTACAAAACAGATGGCAAAAGAGTTTGCAACTTTATACATTGCATAattcatacaaaaaaatatatacatagaaAAGCAAACaggagaataagaaaaaaaaagaagagagcaaGTAACCCCAGCATATATTAATCATCGTTATTATGGTTATTGATTCGGTGATTCCATACAAAAAAGACGGAAAATTAACACGACGGAACGACGCCGTATCCATTGAGAGGGTCAACCTCAGTGCGCTTGGCGAATCTGCCTTTGATCCTTGGCCTCGTTTCTGCATAAGCCTTACGAGAAGCGTAGCGAATAGTCTTCTCGAACTTTCGGTTCTTCCTCTTCTCCCGATACCTCAAAACCCTAGCTTCCCTATCCGCCGCCGAGAACTGCGCCGTCACCGTCACTGCCTGGTTCCCTCCCTCCACCGATGACGCTACCTTGCAGTTCGATATCTCAGACATCGCGTTCCCGTCCGGCACAACACCAACGTCCATCGACGACGACGACACCTAAACGATCAAAAACGCAAAAAACGAACAGGAAAAGTTCAAAACATTACTTCACACTTCACATAAGAAACTGGAAAAGAAAATGAATCAACTCTAGAGATTGTTCTTACGCTATGGCTCATCTGTGACTGTGACTGAGATTGCGAGTTGTACTTGTAGCCACCGTAGGCGAAAGGCTCAAAGTAGTGCTCGTTAGCGGTCTTGCTCTGCACCGGAACAACTCCGTCGGTGGTGGCGGAGCTCTTCGGCTCCGATTTGGGATCCACGTTGCCGTAATCCAGATCTACATACGGAACCTGTTCCATCTCCTGGAACATGTACTGAGACGAGTTCAGATCTGCCTTGGAAGGGTTAGAAGGTGTGGGAAGGAGCCAGGAAGCAGCCTCGGCCTCCTCAGTGCTGACATCAACATCCGCATCAGCATCGGCGTCGGAGAAGAACCTGTGGTCATCAAGGAAGTTGACCGGAGACTTGACGGTAGCGGCGAGGGAGTGATAGAAGGGAGTGACGGGGATTCGCTCGTGGCGGGAAGCGAGAGGGTTGGCGGAGTGGATATCGCGGTCGCAGGCGAGGCAGAGGGAGGCGGCGTCGGCCTTGCAGGTGACGTGAGCAGGTGCCTGCTCGCAGACCTCGCAGAGTGAGACTCGAGGGTGGCGGGAGGCGAGCTTGTTAGCGGCGTGGACCTTGGAGTCGCAGGGGGAGCAGAGGAAGGCGGCGTCAGGGCGGCAGTAGACGGTGGCGGAGGCGGACTTGCATGAATCACATAACTTGGAAGCCATGGTGTGATGGCTCCGTGGAAAAATGAAAATTCTTGTGTTTGTTGTTGTTTGTGATATGGTTATGGCTGTGGAGGTGGTTGAAGATAGGTGGCGTGATTATGCGAAACAAGTCTATCTGGTGGGGACCGGGAGATCTGGGGAATGGCCAATGGAAGAGTGACGCGTGGACATGCCTTAGCCAAATGCAAGAAATTATCAGGGGTGGAAGGGAGTTTGACAGCGACGGAGGGAGGTTAATAGTCTTTAGTAGGTTAGGGGACCGAGCGGTGGTGTGGCATTTGAATGCGTCGGACCAACTGTCGTTATCTTGGTGGACCCTACATTGCTGCTGTGTGGCTAGGGACTTTGTACTAGGGCATAAACACTCCTTCTCATTGTCACCCCCGCTATGTTTTCGTGGTTATTGTCCGTCTTAATATTCCTCTCTGCGTGCTTATCACTCCACTATATATTTAGAATTTGATTTAGTTTTCGGCATTTAGTTTCTTCGGATaacttttcaatttttatgtcaacgataaatatgattttttttatttaaattaaaaatatataatatttaccgATTTAAATAAACTTACAATTATTtactaaataaaatacattttggGTCACATCTCGGATGCGAGAAAACTATACTAAAAGCGTATCACGGATACACTGTTACTGTGTTGTGACACACCACGTGCTAGTCATATCTCGGATGCACCCGAGATATGAACAAAACTATATCTCGGATGCAGTGCATCCGTAATATGACCATAATTAGTTTTTACCCACTACATTCGAGATATGCACAATTAGATTGATTAGGGACAGTGCATCCGATATATGGTTTGGGGCATATATAAACCCACAACATCCGAGATCAGCGTGGATTAGGgtcatttttttcaaacttttgagATTTTGCACGTGTGAAAGTGAGATTCTTCACGAGCTATGGCCCCCGAGTATATGTCCGCACAGGAGGCATTAATAGGCTGAACGATACTTGGCACGTAGCTGGAGCATTGGACTTTGAGGTTAgtgtttaatgttttttttttttaatttaaatcggtaaatgttatatttttaatttaaataaataaatatccgtGTTTAATAGGTTTAAAATTTGtagatttatataattatcttGTAATGCATTTAGGGTGTTAGTCTTTAGTGACTTAGAAATTTATATATTTCTGTTACGTTTAACGTAAACGCATAGGTTGATACATTATAGGTTGTAGTACTGTTTAGGGATGCGTTAGTTATCTATTTTGGGAATTGCAGCGATCACAGTTACTTTTGTCACGCCGTGTGACGCTAGGTCTCCCACCGCTACCCATCCTGCTTCCCTATATAAGGGATGATGGATTTGGGCATGCAGTGGAGTTGAGGGACTTTTTGTTTGACAGGtgcttgatctttgcatttgTCGAGCGGTGGAGGCCGGAAACGCATACGTTCTGTAACACCTTAACTACCAAAGCTTACGCTTCTGGCTGCGCGattctgatagctcggacattacgacgacttttatactatttaatactaaaatatgagcctgtttaaaactttaaatcgcAACACCGATCCAAAGTACTTTTATTATgtaacatacattcatacatacaatacaacttacaaaaactctcCAAGAGTAcatacatgcatatatatatatatatatatatatatatatatatatatatatatatatatatatattaaataaccttacaagcattaaccaatacaattcatatccctcttacagaatacaTATAGATAAAGGCGAGGAAACAATAAGCTATAACTAAAGCAATACAAAGCATCACAACATCAACTAGATaagctcttcgtgacttctgtgtccatatcctgaaaggggaaattGTAGGGtggtgagaacatcatcttcgAAACGGTTCTCACCGTAGGGttgcagaattactataataggatacgagAGATAAAATcgttacagtgattaataaccgccttatatatcttttcaaaaacaacggtttattataaaagagaaatctgaaatcttttctgaaagaggaacggTTCAATTCTtgaaaactcaaaagcctttcaaaaaggtttttctatgctgaaccaattagcctttcatacttttctaaatcagaaacacaaaaccgaaaccaaccatcagtccatctcatttcaaccacggccctaggcccaaacaacccaaccaacaaccaatcaccacagtccaacgaAGTCTCAGTCGCAAACACAATTAGgaattcaagcacaaacaaacagttacagcaagtagaacaaataGCAGTTAATCACAGGTAATCACAAAGgtaaaccaagtacaatatgaacacccaaacaatgtcacatagatgcatatgatgcatgcctatcctagtggctgatgatatcatctgtcggttataaagtcaGCCTGATaagtcctagtagctaaccattggactgtccctctgtcgtgcatccccaactcgagttatttctcgatcatcatcattatcataatcataatccaGATTCAACActctcactggtgtatattcacgggggcgagctcattgaTAAAGAAGAACTATTGtcgatctagaatttctcaaaatagaatatgttcattgcaagtatagtctcgACCAACAATTGATTTCCCAAATCAAAtgtttaaattcaaatcaaaataaccgagatcaagagtacttcaaccttgggtcgttctccctaagatGCAATTGGAAGTGTCATGCTTTTGGTTGTGGAGGCAAAGGGGGGGGGGGAGGTTTGCAATCaaagaacaaaatattaaaagaacttAAGAAATAAAGGAACTAAGAAATTATCAAAATTGGAAGTAATGCAAGCGACAAGGaataagatcaaaactagtgaaaatgttaTAAATGCAATAAAGGACCTTGGCTTGGGAAcaaggatccaaggaatcctatcatcgccataaccacatctatggtaattatgatgagtcaatctcgcgtagtcaaccccaaccatcaaggagtaagtcaagcaagcataattgaccttaatccataagtcctaaccaacttatcaaactagttgataaaaggctagcgtcaatggaaacaagagtcaactaactacccaagaattaccactaaatgtcggacattatgactctagtatcctaagaactcaaaccacaagccaatgtggaaaaatctactcaaattctaaagttgccattttcacaaacaccttgtgtgcataaaagtaaaacatagaaaattgcaaagaaaaataacaaattataaCCAACTATCAAGAATACCAACAATAAATAtccaaacaaacataaagaaagcatgaaacattaaattcatcaatcaaaacttcaagaaacacaaaattgtaaGTATggacaaagtaacttgaaccaaagaaagtgaaagtaaaagtgctaTAATTGAAgatgaaattgagagtacttacaattaaagaaacaaaatcaaagaccaaagcttgctataaaatgctacatttgaaattttataaaccctaggagagctctctactctacactactcctactcctaattactatgcaaaaaaatgtaaaaagtggccttctactctaatgccttcaTATGGCTTCAATCTCCCTTGATATAGCACTTCCCTTTAAGCATTGGAGCTTCCAAAACTGGGTCAAATGCCCCCAAAATCGCGCAGCACGCGTTtctttaatgaaatcacgtgcagggacctgtgcggacgcacagacgtgtgcgtccgcacactcggctgaaaattgacctgtgcgtacgcacaggtgcttgtgcgcacgcacacgtggAAATCcttgcttgtgcgcacgcatgcagggctgtgcgcacgcacacttcgctgtgtgtgcttttccttgttttcttcatgttttctcccttgtacatgctttcttccacttttgcctagccAACCTTGCTtaaatgacctgaaatcactcacgaaatatatcacggcatcgaatgacacaaaagtgggattaaattgctctattaaagcacaaaattgcatgttttcatgtTTAGGATCAGATTAGggataaaacacaaaagtatgctattttggtgcttaagtgtgagttcatgtgctagaatccatccaaattgagtcaaaatataccatcaaatatggactcatcactcatccgggactttcacagtgcccggccacacttacgacatagggtcagcagagtatcgaatctctacctggaacacgtggtggctagccactgctttcacccagggaaactcgtatctcatatAAGTGGAAGTGCAAAGTCACAATATCAATATCTCAacatatatgcattcattctcagcaataaatcaacattcatttcagccatccggcttaaattcatgacTCATAATCAGCTATCCAGCTcatagttcaatccagaaccagccaaaattcataatcatacatagccattctggCTCATAACAAAATTGCACTTCCACCAAATGGATcgagacatctgcttccaatggaTTTCCTTTCTAGTGTATCACTTTTCACAAAATCTCACCAACGCCTTCTGTCTAGCCTCCGTTGTACCATCATAGATCCCATCACTGACCTGATCATCCATCTTCCTAATATCATCCTCAAACTTCCTCAGTCTGCTTTCCATATCACTGAAATTATCCTGGTGCTATTGCCTCAAAGGTATCGTCAATGCCTTCAGTTTACCAAGGAACGGAGCACCTCCCAAGTTTCACCATTCATTTTTTACTGTCCTTAGAAAACCCTCATGAGTAAACCAGGAATCTAAACTCTGAACGGTCTAGGGCCCCCTCTCACTCTTGTATCCTCCACAATCAGCGGGAAATGATCTGACAAGTCCTTTGGACCACCTTTCAGCCTAATGACAGGAAACTCCTCAACCCATTCAATATTAACCAGCACCCTATCAACTCTGCTACCAGATTGACCCCTGAACCATGTGAACTTCCTATCAGTAAGGGGTAGATCCACCAACTGCATGTCTTGAACCCAACTCTTAAACTCTTCCGCTGATACCGGAAAACTCGTTAACCCTTTGCGATCCTCAACTTGCAAAATCTCATTGAAGTCCCCTAACAAACAGAAAGGACCCTGGCACAAGCCTGCAATATAGCTCAATTCCTCCCATATCACCCGCTTTTCCTCCCTTCC is a window encoding:
- the LOC112782778 gene encoding zinc finger protein CONSTANS-LIKE 4 — translated: MASKLCDSCKSASATVYCRPDAAFLCSPCDSKVHAANKLASRHPRVSLCEVCEQAPAHVTCKADAASLCLACDRDIHSANPLASRHERIPVTPFYHSLAATVKSPVNFLDDHRFFSDADADADVDVSTEEAEAASWLLPTPSNPSKADLNSSQYMFQEMEQVPYVDLDYGNVDPKSEPKSSATTDGVVPVQSKTANEHYFEPFAYGGYKYNSQSQSQSQMSHSVSSSSMDVGVVPDGNAMSEISNCKVASSVEGGNQAVTVTAQFSAADREARVLRYREKRKNRKFEKTIRYASRKAYAETRPRIKGRFAKRTEVDPLNGYGVVPSC